The proteins below come from a single Asterias rubens chromosome 9, eAstRub1.3, whole genome shotgun sequence genomic window:
- the LOC117295023 gene encoding phospholipase A2 AP-PLA2-I-like isoform X1, with amino-acid sequence MKLLLLLTLVAAGSASLPQFNEMTMCTVGLSFSDAMSDYMGYGCHCGFGGKGDPRDATDKCCGYHDACYREAMNNGCSMSDRYLITYDYQETKAADGTCSVTCSTEDQYPASDKKAQCKAFMCGCDSTGSNCFATNRDTFSQKYKNFPQLFCF; translated from the exons CAAGTTTACCGCAATTCAATGAAATGACCATGTGCACCGTTGGTCTCAGCTTCTCGGATGCAATGTCTGATTATATGGGTTATGGTTGCCACTGTGGATTCGGCGGGAAAGGTGATCCAAGGGATGCAACGGACAA ATGCTGTGGTTATCACGACGCTTGCTACAGAGAGGCTATGAACAACGGGTGCAGTATGTCAGATAGATACTTGATCACCTATGATTATCAAGAGACTAAGGCTGCTGATGGTACCTGTTCAGTCACATGCA GTACAGAGGACCAGTACCCAGCATCTGATAAGAAAGCACAATGCAAGGCCTTCATGTGTGGATGCGACAGCACCGGCTCCAACTGCTTTGCAACAAACCGTGACACCTTCAGCCAAAAGTACAAGAATTTTCCACAGTTGTTCTGCTTCTAA
- the LOC117295023 gene encoding phospholipase A2 AP-PLA2-I-like isoform X2: MTMCTVGLSFSDAMSDYMGYGCHCGFGGKGDPRDATDKCCGYHDACYREAMNNGCSMSDRYLITYDYQETKAADGTCSVTCSTEDQYPASDKKAQCKAFMCGCDSTGSNCFATNRDTFSQKYKNFPQLFCF, encoded by the exons ATGACCATGTGCACCGTTGGTCTCAGCTTCTCGGATGCAATGTCTGATTATATGGGTTATGGTTGCCACTGTGGATTCGGCGGGAAAGGTGATCCAAGGGATGCAACGGACAA ATGCTGTGGTTATCACGACGCTTGCTACAGAGAGGCTATGAACAACGGGTGCAGTATGTCAGATAGATACTTGATCACCTATGATTATCAAGAGACTAAGGCTGCTGATGGTACCTGTTCAGTCACATGCA GTACAGAGGACCAGTACCCAGCATCTGATAAGAAAGCACAATGCAAGGCCTTCATGTGTGGATGCGACAGCACCGGCTCCAACTGCTTTGCAACAAACCGTGACACCTTCAGCCAAAAGTACAAGAATTTTCCACAGTTGTTCTGCTTCTAA